A window of Oncorhynchus tshawytscha isolate Ot180627B linkage group LG10, Otsh_v2.0, whole genome shotgun sequence contains these coding sequences:
- the lrrc42 gene encoding leucine-rich repeat-containing protein 42 isoform X1: protein MGDLDSGIVYVRERGQLRRVNNIVLAETKPPSSSSSSSSSSSHRTTNPLALKKEHFVFTYNKEGSLKYTAKSLYDISLLFVAYNINHVDSLEGFPEQVGDRLFAAAEEKQIFSDPDAAPKALQLFSDAYGDIVLGSLCLRHRFPLLSEKLEEIKTFHSLKCLDLFGCRLGDSHDIFQHLTSDALSSSLVQLSLGGNSLSDQGLQRLTAPVRMMRRGLRHLQILDLSYNPITEKAVGYLTCLPKLQGLDVSGTNIKVGPSFKQTVRNTMGLVLSEKLLEAFDHSCCKTRGWAEQVVNRWELSATELPKLKKIQESRTSAIRFFGREKFVRGILSASPLIQDKEQDKTRERIHLYKPATSTHTHQTQCTGTKSGQIKHSSLDSVEIAGSTNGHVKPCSQNKRPRKHRVGDSGHHSPPVKRASSSPALTAGDLDLLNSY from the exons ATGGGCGACCTTGACTCTGGCATAGTATATGTGCGCGAGAGAGGACAGCTTCGTCGCGTCAATAACATTGTGCTCGCGGAGACGAAGCCGccttcatcgtcatcatcatcatcatcatcatcatcacacagaACAACAAACCCTCTGGCGTTGAAAAAGGAGCACTTCGTCTTCACCTATAACAAAGAAGGCAGTTTGAAGTACACGGCCAAATCCCTCTACGACATATCTCTGCTGTTTGTGGCGTACAACATCAACCATGTCGATTCTCTCGAAGGATTTCCTGAACAAGTAGGGGACAGACTCTTCGCCGCCGCGGAGGAAAAACAGATATTTTCAGATCCTGATGCAGCCCCCAAGGCTCTGCAGTTGTTCAGTGATGCATACGGGGACATAGTGCTCGGGTCACTTTGTTTACGGCATAG GTTTCCTTTGCTGTCTGAAAAGCTGGAAGAGATAAAAACGTTTCATAGTCTGAAGTGCCTGGATCTCTTTGGCTGCAGACTGGGAGACAGCCACGACATCTTTCAACATCTCACATCAGATGCATTGTCCAG TAGCCTGGTCCAGCTGTCCCTGGGTGGTAACAGCCTGTCAGACCAGGGTCTCCAGAGACTGACAGCCCCTGTCAGGATGATGAGGAGGGGGCTGAGACACCTACAGATACTGGACCTGTCCT ACAACCCGATCACTGAGAAGGCAGTTGGATATCTCACATGCCTCCCAAAGTTACAAGGTCTTGATGTATCAGGAACTAACATAAAG GTTGGCCCGTCATTCAAGCAGACCGTGAGGAACACCATGGGGTTGGTCCTGTCTGAGAAACTACTGGAGGCCTTTGACCACTCCTGTTGTAAAACACGAGGCTGGGCAGAACAG GTAGTAAACCGGTGGGAgttgagtgcaacagaactgccCAAACTAAAGAAGATCCAAGAGTCAAGAACATCAGCTATTCGCTTTT TTGGCAGAGAGAAGTTTGTCAGAGGAATCCTTAGCGCATCACCTCTGATCCAGGATAAAGAACAAGACAAAACCAGGGAGAGGATACATTTGTATAAACCagcaacaagcacacacacacatcagacccAATGCACAGGGACTAAAAGTGGACAAATTAAGCACTCGTCACTCGACAGCGTTGAAATCGCAGGGTCCACCAACGGACATGTAAAACCCTGTTCACAGAACAAGAGGCCTCGTAAACACCGGGTCGGGGACAGTGGGCATCACAGTCCTCCTGTTAAACGTGCTTCTTCATCACCAGCTCTCACAGCAGGCGATTTGGATCTACTCAACAGTTACTGA
- the LOC112260907 gene encoding zinc finger E-box-binding homeobox 1 — protein MLSSVSLRAQIASIIEVLSKAAVSEISKVVDDGIVVLRVEMCRRENEINVLKNNVQQLDSELRRARGIQPRKRIHHGRSVAAENLGRKGPSKNGTTCVRKTSVEKLQPGGDGNGKDEGVVPADETLVKIEPGGEGEQEEQTTRRKDEDRLDAELSTYERDSQPWMPGTQEDNDMETNSLCLPDHSPEPSGMTAASCSSVSLPGKPYLESDVREDMILQLRQQQRYRQSEALRRASDGTVKANPDPQCEFGFGPNYNTARRARTKRFFQVNKHFICTLCGKSFERYSHLERHLRIHTGEKPYSCDLCGRCFNQKGSLKGHLKTHRVSIDGLANNEEKPLLDRRQSEEERSEVFQTAPQMPMKSEPGEDKDAFQTLDHKAGEQSAGRAEQQLDDDLSTYERDGRPWMSSSQADNDMETSNSEYFISSGQNSQCLTDHSPVLPVPGRVEASCSSASSPGKPYVDVREDMILQLRQQHYGPSDTLLIASDGTVQPNSQVTDGASLNHPPIFSSFPERKVKTFQGVTKDKKCFICSFCGKVFERVGHLERHQRIHTGEKPYSCDICGRCFNQKGSLKGHLKTHRDGADMLTGLPPLDDKKPDVYPRPSENPGEPRDLFDQPSSAEAQPSSGHVEEEEGRGQGLVGVSEKEKQFESQILSQSGPQHQQSTERPDYQDDPEYVMDERESQLCRSFTERHSDMESGSLNPGCSSDATKQQNSHPVSPSVKYHHSSFDGLHHHHGFYTSASREVELEGLSFQDEKDKLGVIEQEQYAGVVLHARNREDGDGTVLPRFQDRVPPSPLPVEEETAMRAYITEPNYSQEGILFALGIDSFDSTEGTSATTDDTRNRCFICSFCGKSFDRHSHFERHLHTHTGEKPYCCEICGKSFTQKSSLKAHQRLHTG, from the exons GGCCTAGTAAAAATGGTACCACTTGTGTGAGGAAGACCTCCGTTGAGAAACTGCAGCCTGGGGGAGACGGCAATGGAAAGGATGAAGGCGTTGTACCTGCGGATGAGACTCTGGTCAAGATTGAGCCGGGAGGGGAGGGTGAACAGGAAGAGCAGACTACAAGGAGAAAAGACGAGGATCGTCTTGATGCTGAACTGTCAACGTACGAGAGAGACAGCCAGCCGTGGATGCCCGGTACACAAGAAGACAATGATATGGAGACAAACTCACTGTGTCTCCCTGATCACTCTCCTGAACCTTCCGGAATGACGGCAGCTTCATGCAGCAGTGTTTCATTACCAGGGAAACCATATTTGGAGTCAGATGTCAGAGAGGATATGATTTTACAACTCAGACAGCAACAACGTTATAGGCAGTCAGAAGCGCTCAGGAGAGCAAGCGACGGCACGGTAAAGGCAAACCCAGACCCTCAATGTGAATTCGGTTTTGGCCCGAATTACAATACGGCAAGGAGAGCGAGGACCAAGAGATTTTTCCAGGTTAATAAACACTTCATTTGCACactgtgtggaaagagttttgaaCGTTACAGCCATCTTGAAAGACATCTACGAATTCATACGGGTGAGAAACCGTATAGTTGTGACCTATGTGGAAGGTGTTTCAACCAGAAGGGTAGCCTCAAAGGACATCTGAAGACTCACAGAG TATCGATAGACGGGCTAGCTAACAACGAAGAGAAGCCTCTCCTGGATAGACGTCAGTCTGAGGAAGAGCGTAGCGAAGTGTTCCAAACTGCTCCTCAGATGCCCATGAAGTCTGAGCCAGGGGAGGACAAGGATGCATTCCAGACACTAGATCATAAAGCAGGAGAACAGTCTGCAGGGAGAGCAGAACAGCAACTGGATGATGACTTGTCAACGTACGAGAGAGACGGCCGGCCGTGGATGTCCAGTTCACAAGCAGACAACGATATGGAGACGAGCAATTCAGAATATTTCATCAGTTCAGGTCAGAACTCCCAGTGTCTCACCGATCactctcctgtacttcctgtcccAGGAAGGGTGGAGGCGTCATGTAGCAGTGCTTCATCTCCAGGGAAACCATATGTAGATGTCAGAGAGGATATGATTTTACAGCTCAGACAGCAACATTATGGACCTTCAGACACACTCTTGATAGCAAGTGACGGTACAGTACAGCCAAACTCGCAGGTCACGGACGGGGCTTCTCTGAACCATCCTCCCATCTTCTCCAGTTTTCCGGAAAGGAAAGTGAAAACCTTCCAAGGAGTCACCAAGGACAAGAAGTGCTTCATCTGCTCATTCTGTGGGAAGGTTTTTGAGCGTGTTGGTCATCTGGAAAGGCACCAGCGAATTCATACGGGTGAGAAACCGTATAGTTGTGACATATGTGGAAGGTGTTTCAACCAGAAGGGTAGTCTCAAAGGACATCTGAAGACTCACAGAG ACGGCGCTGACATGCTAACGGGTCTACCTCCGCTAGATGATAAAAAGCCTGACGTTTATCCTAGACCCTCGGAGAACCCAGGGGAACCGAGGGATTTATTTGATCAGCCCTCATCTGCTGAAGCACAGCCTAGCTCCGGGCacgttgaggaggaggagggcagggggcAGGGGTTGGTGGGGGTTTCAGAGAAAGAGAAGCAGTTTGAATCCCAGATACTCAGTCAGTCAGGACCTCAACACCAACAAAGCACAGAGCGACCAGATTACCAGGACGACCCAGAGTATGtcatggatgagagggagagtcagCTGTGTAGATCTTTCACAGAGAGGCACAGTGATATGGAGTCTGGATCACTAAATCCAGGTTGCTCCTCCGATGCGACAAAGCAGCAGAACTCCCATCCTGTTTCACCCAGTGTCAAATACCATCACAGTTCTTTTGATGGACTGCACCACCACCACGGGTTCTATACGTCAGCTTCTAGAGAGGTGGAACTTGAAGGCTTGTCTTTTCAGGATGAGAAAGACAAGCTGGGTGTGATTGAGCAAGAGCAGTATGCAGGGGTGGTTCTACATGCAAGGAACAGGGAGGATGGTGATGGAACAGTACTACCCAGGTTTCAGGACCGGGTACCACCGTCACCACTACCTGTAGAGGAGGAAACTGCAATGAGAGCGTACATCACAGAACCAAACTACAGTCAAGAGGGGATTTTATTTGCCCTTGGCATAGACAGTTTTGACAGTACAGAGGGAACCAGTGCCACTACAGACGACACAAGAAATAGATGTTTCATATGCTCCTTTTGTGGAAAGAGTTTTGATCGCCATAGTCATTTTGAAAGACACCTGCACACTCACACTGGTGAGAAACCCTACTGCTGTGAGATATGTGGTAAGAGTTTCACTCAGAAGAGCAGCCTGAAAGCTCATCAGAGACTTCATACAGGTTAA
- the lrrc42 gene encoding leucine-rich repeat-containing protein 42 isoform X2: MGDLDSGIVYVRERGQLRRVNNIVLAETKPPSSSSSSSSSSSHRTTNPLALKKEHFVFTYNKEGSLKYTAKSLYDISLLFVAYNINHVDSLEGFPEQVGDRLFAAAEEKQIFSDPDAAPKALQLFSDAYGDIVLGSLCLRHRFPLLSEKLEEIKTFHSLKCLDLFGCRLGDSHDIFQHLTSDALSSLVQLSLGGNSLSDQGLQRLTAPVRMMRRGLRHLQILDLSYNPITEKAVGYLTCLPKLQGLDVSGTNIKVGPSFKQTVRNTMGLVLSEKLLEAFDHSCCKTRGWAEQVVNRWELSATELPKLKKIQESRTSAIRFFGREKFVRGILSASPLIQDKEQDKTRERIHLYKPATSTHTHQTQCTGTKSGQIKHSSLDSVEIAGSTNGHVKPCSQNKRPRKHRVGDSGHHSPPVKRASSSPALTAGDLDLLNSY, encoded by the exons ATGGGCGACCTTGACTCTGGCATAGTATATGTGCGCGAGAGAGGACAGCTTCGTCGCGTCAATAACATTGTGCTCGCGGAGACGAAGCCGccttcatcgtcatcatcatcatcatcatcatcatcacacagaACAACAAACCCTCTGGCGTTGAAAAAGGAGCACTTCGTCTTCACCTATAACAAAGAAGGCAGTTTGAAGTACACGGCCAAATCCCTCTACGACATATCTCTGCTGTTTGTGGCGTACAACATCAACCATGTCGATTCTCTCGAAGGATTTCCTGAACAAGTAGGGGACAGACTCTTCGCCGCCGCGGAGGAAAAACAGATATTTTCAGATCCTGATGCAGCCCCCAAGGCTCTGCAGTTGTTCAGTGATGCATACGGGGACATAGTGCTCGGGTCACTTTGTTTACGGCATAG GTTTCCTTTGCTGTCTGAAAAGCTGGAAGAGATAAAAACGTTTCATAGTCTGAAGTGCCTGGATCTCTTTGGCTGCAGACTGGGAGACAGCCACGACATCTTTCAACATCTCACATCAGATGCATTGTCCAG CCTGGTCCAGCTGTCCCTGGGTGGTAACAGCCTGTCAGACCAGGGTCTCCAGAGACTGACAGCCCCTGTCAGGATGATGAGGAGGGGGCTGAGACACCTACAGATACTGGACCTGTCCT ACAACCCGATCACTGAGAAGGCAGTTGGATATCTCACATGCCTCCCAAAGTTACAAGGTCTTGATGTATCAGGAACTAACATAAAG GTTGGCCCGTCATTCAAGCAGACCGTGAGGAACACCATGGGGTTGGTCCTGTCTGAGAAACTACTGGAGGCCTTTGACCACTCCTGTTGTAAAACACGAGGCTGGGCAGAACAG GTAGTAAACCGGTGGGAgttgagtgcaacagaactgccCAAACTAAAGAAGATCCAAGAGTCAAGAACATCAGCTATTCGCTTTT TTGGCAGAGAGAAGTTTGTCAGAGGAATCCTTAGCGCATCACCTCTGATCCAGGATAAAGAACAAGACAAAACCAGGGAGAGGATACATTTGTATAAACCagcaacaagcacacacacacatcagacccAATGCACAGGGACTAAAAGTGGACAAATTAAGCACTCGTCACTCGACAGCGTTGAAATCGCAGGGTCCACCAACGGACATGTAAAACCCTGTTCACAGAACAAGAGGCCTCGTAAACACCGGGTCGGGGACAGTGGGCATCACAGTCCTCCTGTTAAACGTGCTTCTTCATCACCAGCTCTCACAGCAGGCGATTTGGATCTACTCAACAGTTACTGA